The DNA window CGCCGGGTCGAGGTCGATCAGCGCGGCAGTTGGACCCTGGCCCTGGGCAACGGAGCCCAGATCGTGGTCGGGCGCAACGAGGCGCGCGCGCGGCTGAGCCGCTTCGTGCGCCTGCTGCCGCAGCTGCTGACCCAGCGCGCGCAGGTGTTGGCGCGCGCCGATCTTCGCTACACCAACGGTTTTTCGCTGTCGTGGGCGCCGGTGCAGGCGGCCGCGGCGGCACCGCAACAGCAGCAAGGACAGTCATGAATCGCAAAGGCGACAAGTCGCTGATCGTGGGCCTCGACATCGGCACCTCCAAGGTGGTGGCGCTGGTCGGCGAGTATTCCCCCGGCAACCCGATCGAAGTGATCGGCATCGGCTCGCACGAATCGCGCGGGCTCAAGCGCGGCGTGGTCGTCGACATCGAATCGACCGTGCAGTCGATCCAGCGCGCGATCGAGGAGGCCGAGCTGATGGCCGGCTGCGAGATCCGCTCGGTCTACGCCTCGATCTCCGGCAACCACATCCAGTGCCGCAACTCGCAGGGCATCGCCCCGATCCGCGACGGCGAAGTCACCTACGGCGACCTGGATCGGGTGCTGGAAGCGGCCAAGGCCGTGGCGATTCCGGCCGACCAGAAGATCCTGCATGCGATCCCGCGCGACTACGTGCTCGACGACTCGCAGGAAGGCATCCGCAACCCGGTCGGCATGACCGGCGTGCGCCTGGAGGTGCACGCGCACCTGGTGGTGTGCGCGCAGTCGGCCGCGGCCAACATCAGCAAGTGCGTGCAGCGCTGCGGCCTGCAGGTCGACGACCTGATCCTGGGCGTGCTGGCGTCCAGCAACGCGGTGCTGACCAGCGACGAGCGCGAGCTCGGCGTGGTGCTGGTCGACATCGGCGCCGGCACCACCGACATCTCGGTGTTCGTGCAGGGCGCGATCGCGCACAGCGCCAGCCTGCCGATCGCCGGCGACAAGGTCACCGAGGACATCGCCCACATGCTGCGCACGCCGACCCCGGAAGCGGAGCAGATCAAGGTGCGCTACGCCTGTGCGCTGGCGCAGATGGCCACCGCCGAGGAGTCGATCCAGGTGCCCAGCGTCGGCGACCGCCCGCCGCGGCGCATGCCGCGCCACTCGTTGGCGCAGGCGGTGCAGGCGCGCTACGAGGAAATCTTCGAAATGATCCAGGCCGAGCTGCGCCGCTCGGGCTTCGAGCATCACGTCCGCGCCGGCATGGTCCTGACCGGCGGCGCGGCCAAGATGGAAGGCGTGGTCGAACTGGCCGAGGAAATGCTGCAGATGCCGGTGCGGGTGGGCATTCCCCAGCACGTCACCGGCCTGGGCGAAGTGGTCGGCAACCCGGTCCACGCCACCGGCGTCGGCCTGCTGCTGATGGGCAGCCAGATCGAGAACCCGCGCCGTCCGGTGATCTCCACCGGTCGCGCCGGCAGTTTCTTCAACCGGATCAAGAATTGGTATCGCGGCGAGTTCTGAGCGCCGGGATTCGGGATTAGGGATTCGGGATTGGTTTGGAGCAAGGGCAAGGCAGGACAAAGCGGAACAGGGGCGGCGGACGTGACGAGACGTCAGCCGTAGCGGTTCAACCTGAAGTGGAAAACCGAGACGAGGCGGCGGGGCAGGGCGCGAATCCCGACTCCCCAATCCCGAATCCCGGCATGAGGCAAGGAAGTCGCAGCGAAGTCGTAAGTCGTTTTAGCTGTTCAACATAAAAACCATAAACGCCGGAAAGGTGATGTCGGATCGGATCGCGCTGTGCGAATCCCGACTCCCCAATCCCGAATTCCGGCTCACAGAGGACGAGGACATGGCACATTTCGAACTGGTTGAAAAAATGGCCCCGAACGCGGTCATCAAGGTGGTCGGCGTGGGCGGCGGCGGCGGCAACGCCGTGGCGCACATGGTCAGCGGCAACGTCGACGGCGTGGAATTCATCACCGCCAACACCGACGCGCAGGCGATCAAGAACTGCGGCGCCAAGCTGCAGCTGCAGCTGGGCAGCAACGTCACCAAGGGCCTGGGCGCGGGCGCCAATCCGGAGGTCGGCCGTCAGGCCGCGCTGGAAGACCGCGAACGCATCATGGACGCGCTGACCGGCGCCGACATGGTGTTCATCACCGCCGGCATGGGCGGCGGCACCGGTACCGGCGCCGCGCCGGTGGTGGCGCAGTTGGCCAAGGAGATGGGCATCCTGACCGTCGCCGTGGTCACCAAGCCGTTCCCGTTCGAGGGCCGCCGCCGCATGCAGGTGGCGCTCAAGGGCATCGAGGAGCTGTCGCACCACTGCGACTCGCTGATCACGATCCCGAACGAGAAGCTGATCACCGTGCTCGGCCGCAACGCGACCATGATCCAGGCCTTCCGCGCCGCCAACGACGTGCTGCTCGGCGCGGTCCAGGGCATCGCCGACCTGATCGTGCGCCCGGGCCTGATCAACGTCGACTTCGCCGACGTGCGCACCGTGATGAGCGAGATGGGTCTGGCGATGATGGGCACCGGCGCCGCGCGCGGCGACGATCGCGCCCAGGCGGCGGCCGAAGCGGCGATCCAGAATCCGCTGCTGGACGACGTCAACCTGGCCGGCGCCAACGGCATCCTGGTCAACATCACCGCCGGCCCGGACTTCACCATGG is part of the Lysobacter firmicutimachus genome and encodes:
- the ftsA gene encoding cell division protein FtsA; this encodes MNRKGDKSLIVGLDIGTSKVVALVGEYSPGNPIEVIGIGSHESRGLKRGVVVDIESTVQSIQRAIEEAELMAGCEIRSVYASISGNHIQCRNSQGIAPIRDGEVTYGDLDRVLEAAKAVAIPADQKILHAIPRDYVLDDSQEGIRNPVGMTGVRLEVHAHLVVCAQSAAANISKCVQRCGLQVDDLILGVLASSNAVLTSDERELGVVLVDIGAGTTDISVFVQGAIAHSASLPIAGDKVTEDIAHMLRTPTPEAEQIKVRYACALAQMATAEESIQVPSVGDRPPRRMPRHSLAQAVQARYEEIFEMIQAELRRSGFEHHVRAGMVLTGGAAKMEGVVELAEEMLQMPVRVGIPQHVTGLGEVVGNPVHATGVGLLLMGSQIENPRRPVISTGRAGSFFNRIKNWYRGEF
- the ftsZ gene encoding cell division protein FtsZ, with translation MAHFELVEKMAPNAVIKVVGVGGGGGNAVAHMVSGNVDGVEFITANTDAQAIKNCGAKLQLQLGSNVTKGLGAGANPEVGRQAALEDRERIMDALTGADMVFITAGMGGGTGTGAAPVVAQLAKEMGILTVAVVTKPFPFEGRRRMQVALKGIEELSHHCDSLITIPNEKLITVLGRNATMIQAFRAANDVLLGAVQGIADLIVRPGLINVDFADVRTVMSEMGLAMMGTGAARGDDRAQAAAEAAIQNPLLDDVNLAGANGILVNITAGPDFTMAEFDEVGRTIENFASEDATVVIGTVLDPDMQDEVKVTVVATGLNRVAAKQSVRGHGHNHGYEREAQRAPIQLVRNATTGQAEFGMDDVGHAPMPSFGGSLRGSARQEPTGPAVADFGSDNSYLDIPAFLRRQAD